In Bacillus spongiae, a single genomic region encodes these proteins:
- a CDS encoding NETI motif-containing protein: MGKKRFEVKESESIEDCLARMKQEGYVPVKRIEKPIFKEVIQKGVKSYEPIGSQIMFEGKRFES; the protein is encoded by the coding sequence ATGGGTAAAAAACGATTTGAAGTGAAAGAATCTGAGTCAATTGAAGACTGTTTAGCGCGAATGAAGCAAGAAGGTTATGTTCCTGTTAAACGTATTGAAAAGCCAATTTTTAAAGAGGTTATTCAAAAAGGAGTAAAAAGCTATGAGCCTATTGGTTCACAAATCATGTTTGAAGGAAAGCGTTTTGAAAGTTAA
- the purE gene encoding 5-(carboxyamino)imidazole ribonucleotide mutase, protein MSVVGVIMGSTSDWDTMKHTCDILEELEIPYEKKVVSAHRTPDEMFRYAEEARERGIKIIVAGAGGSAHLPGMVAAKTTLPVIGVPVQSKSLNGMDSLLSIVQMPGGIPVATVAIGKAGATNAGLLAAQILSIDDVEVANKLEHRRDTLAQKVRESSEQLV, encoded by the coding sequence ATGTCAGTTGTTGGAGTTATTATGGGAAGTACATCAGACTGGGATACGATGAAGCATACATGTGACATACTAGAGGAGTTAGAAATTCCGTATGAAAAAAAGGTTGTTTCGGCCCATCGAACACCTGATGAAATGTTCCGATATGCAGAAGAGGCAAGAGAAAGAGGAATAAAGATTATTGTTGCAGGAGCTGGTGGATCTGCTCACCTACCTGGGATGGTGGCAGCGAAAACAACACTTCCAGTTATAGGTGTACCTGTTCAATCGAAGTCCTTAAATGGAATGGATTCTTTATTATCCATAGTACAAATGCCAGGTGGCATCCCGGTTGCGACTGTGGCAATAGGAAAGGCCGGGGCGACAAACGCTGGACTCCTTGCAGCACAAATTTTATCTATAGATGACGTAGAGGTCGCGAATAAACTTGAACATCGACGTGATACATTAGCACAAAAAGTGAGAGAAAGTAGTGAACAGCTTGTCTAA
- the purK gene encoding 5-(carboxyamino)imidazole ribonucleotide synthase, giving the protein MSKTIISPGSTIGIIGGGQLGRMMTLAAKQAGFSVIVLDPTKNSPSGQIADEEIVASYDDREALAKLASRCDVITYEFENIDYEALCWLESVAYVPQGAELIKVTQDRIFEKRALLNAGVEVAPYAEIREVDDLYQKIDTIGYPAVLKTARGGYDGKGQVVLKEAKDLVRAQELLQNGECVLEKWLSFDKEISVIVTRNPDGELTMFPVAENIHRDNILFESIVPARISDETEAEAYILGKRIAEQFGLIGTLAVEMFVTSEGSLFVNELAPRPHNSGHYTIEACETSQFEQHIRAVCNWPLKSTELLKPVVMVNILGEHIDSLYKEIPSRPNWSIHLYGKKEAIEKRKMGHVTIMTEEIETTLNEITDSGVFSPLMKVEA; this is encoded by the coding sequence TTGTCTAAAACAATTATATCCCCTGGAAGTACGATTGGTATTATTGGCGGTGGACAATTGGGGAGAATGATGACCTTGGCGGCAAAACAGGCAGGATTTTCAGTCATTGTTCTTGACCCGACGAAAAATTCACCGAGTGGGCAGATTGCTGATGAAGAAATTGTGGCGAGTTATGATGATCGAGAGGCATTAGCAAAACTAGCGTCTCGCTGTGATGTCATTACGTATGAATTTGAAAATATTGACTATGAAGCATTGTGTTGGTTAGAATCGGTTGCTTATGTTCCGCAAGGAGCAGAATTAATTAAGGTGACTCAAGACAGGATCTTTGAAAAGCGAGCATTACTGAATGCAGGCGTAGAGGTTGCACCTTATGCTGAAATTAGAGAAGTAGACGACCTTTATCAAAAGATTGATACTATTGGATACCCTGCGGTATTAAAGACAGCGCGTGGCGGATATGATGGAAAAGGTCAAGTTGTACTAAAGGAAGCGAAAGATTTAGTTCGAGCACAAGAACTGCTTCAGAACGGAGAATGTGTGTTAGAGAAATGGCTCTCATTTGATAAGGAGATTTCAGTTATTGTGACAAGAAATCCAGATGGGGAGCTTACGATGTTTCCAGTGGCAGAAAATATTCATCGGGATAATATTTTATTTGAAAGTATCGTTCCGGCAAGAATATCGGATGAGACAGAAGCTGAAGCCTATATACTTGGGAAAAGAATTGCGGAACAATTTGGGCTGATAGGGACACTGGCAGTAGAGATGTTTGTTACATCGGAGGGGTCGCTATTTGTAAATGAATTAGCCCCACGGCCACACAACTCCGGTCACTATACGATCGAGGCTTGTGAAACCTCTCAGTTTGAACAACATATCAGAGCGGTATGCAATTGGCCATTGAAATCTACTGAATTGCTAAAGCCCGTCGTTATGGTCAACATTCTTGGGGAGCATATAGATTCCTTATATAAAGAAATCCCATCTCGACCGAATTGGTCTATTCACTTATACGGGAAAAAAGAAGCAATTGAAAAGCGAAAGATGGGTCATGTGACCATTATGACGGAAGAAATTGAGACGACTCTTAATGAAATTACCGACAGCGGGGTTTTTTCCCCCCTGATGAAAGTGGAGGCATAA
- the purB gene encoding adenylosuccinate lyase yields the protein MIERYTRPEMGSIWTEKNRFQAWLEVEILACEAWAELGEIPHEDVEKLREKASFDVDRIKEIEEETRHDVVAFTRAVSETLGEEKKWVHYGLTSTDVVDTALSYLIKQANEILLSDLERFITILKEKAIEHKHTVMMGRTHGVHAEPTTFGLKLALWYEEMKRNLERFKQAAADVEFGKISGAVGTYANIDPFVERYVCEKLGISPAPVSTQTLQRDRHAHYMSTIALIGASIEKMAVEIRGLQKSETREVEEFFAKGQKGSSAMPHKRNPIGSENMTGMARLLRGYMQTAFENVPLWHERDISHSSAERVIFPDATITLNYMLNRFGSIVKNLTVFPDNMKRNMNATLGLIYSQRVLLALIDKGMTREVAYDTVQPRAMEAWETQVPFRTLIEGDETITAKLSPEEIEACFDYRYHLKHVDTIFTRIGLDG from the coding sequence ATGATTGAACGTTACACACGACCAGAAATGGGTTCAATTTGGACAGAAAAAAATCGATTTCAAGCATGGTTAGAAGTTGAGATTTTAGCTTGTGAAGCATGGGCAGAGCTCGGTGAAATTCCACATGAAGATGTAGAAAAACTTCGAGAAAAAGCTAGCTTTGACGTTGACCGTATTAAAGAAATTGAAGAGGAGACCAGACATGATGTTGTGGCATTTACACGTGCGGTTTCTGAAACATTGGGTGAGGAGAAAAAATGGGTTCATTACGGCCTAACGTCAACCGATGTAGTAGATACAGCCTTATCCTATTTAATTAAACAAGCAAATGAAATTCTACTGTCAGACTTGGAGCGCTTTATTACTATTTTAAAAGAAAAGGCAATTGAGCATAAGCACACAGTGATGATGGGTCGTACGCACGGGGTTCATGCAGAGCCAACAACATTTGGCTTAAAGCTTGCATTGTGGTATGAAGAAATGAAGCGTAATTTAGAACGGTTTAAGCAAGCGGCAGCTGATGTAGAGTTTGGAAAAATCTCTGGTGCGGTTGGAACATATGCAAATATTGATCCGTTTGTGGAACGATATGTGTGCGAAAAATTAGGCATTTCACCTGCTCCCGTTTCTACTCAAACGCTGCAACGTGACCGACATGCACATTATATGAGTACGATCGCTCTTATTGGAGCATCTATCGAAAAAATGGCTGTGGAAATTCGAGGTTTACAAAAAAGTGAAACGAGAGAAGTAGAAGAATTTTTTGCAAAAGGACAAAAGGGGTCCTCTGCAATGCCTCATAAACGAAATCCGATTGGGTCGGAAAATATGACAGGAATGGCAAGACTTCTTCGAGGCTATATGCAAACAGCATTTGAAAATGTTCCATTGTGGCATGAACGTGATATCTCCCATTCTTCAGCAGAACGAGTCATTTTTCCTGATGCTACGATTACGTTGAATTATATGCTGAATCGTTTTGGGAGCATTGTAAAGAACTTAACGGTATTCCCGGATAACATGAAGCGCAATATGAATGCGACATTGGGACTTATTTATTCTCAGCGTGTTTTACTCGCTTTAATTGATAAAGGAATGACACGTGAGGTAGCGTATGATACGGTTCAACCGAGAGCAATGGAAGCTTGGGAGACACAAGTGCCGTTTCGCACACTTATCGAAGGAGATGAGACGATTACGGCAAAGCTCTCTCCTGAAGAGATTGAGGCTTGCTTTGATTATCGCTATCACTTAAAGCATGTAGATACAATCTTTACTCGAATTGGATTAGATGGTTAA
- the purC gene encoding phosphoribosylaminoimidazolesuccinocarboxamide synthase, with product MEKRELLYEGKAKKIYATNDKEIVWVQYKDSATAFNGEKKAEIGGKAVLNNKISSLLFSKLSEKGIGSHFIRSLSETEQLVKKVDIIPLEVVVRNVAAGSLSKRLGFTEGTPLAHPLVEFYYKDDDLGDPLLTDEHIHLLELVTDEEKNVLKEKALVVNTVLQELFLTINVELVDFKLEFGKDNEGRILLADEISPDTCRLWDVKTKEKLDKDVFRRNLGDLTEAYETILTRLGGE from the coding sequence ATGGAAAAAAGAGAGCTTCTATACGAGGGAAAAGCGAAAAAAATCTATGCAACAAATGACAAAGAGATCGTTTGGGTTCAATACAAGGATAGCGCAACAGCTTTTAATGGTGAAAAAAAAGCGGAGATTGGTGGAAAAGCCGTTTTAAATAATAAAATTTCGAGTTTATTATTTTCAAAGCTTTCCGAGAAGGGCATTGGTTCTCATTTTATTCGCTCCCTGTCAGAGACAGAGCAGCTCGTAAAGAAAGTAGATATTATTCCATTAGAGGTGGTTGTCCGCAATGTTGCGGCAGGTAGCTTATCTAAACGACTAGGGTTTACAGAAGGAACCCCATTAGCTCATCCTCTCGTCGAATTTTACTATAAGGACGATGATCTTGGGGACCCACTATTAACGGATGAACATATTCATTTACTTGAGCTGGTCACGGATGAAGAAAAAAATGTGCTAAAGGAAAAGGCACTTGTCGTGAATACGGTTTTACAGGAGCTCTTTTTAACTATTAACGTTGAGCTTGTTGATTTCAAGCTTGAGTTCGGAAAAGACAACGAAGGACGTATCTTGCTAGCTGATGAGATTTCACCAGATACGTGTAGACTATGGGATGTTAAAACGAAAGAAAAACTAGATAAAGATGTATTTCGTCGGAACTTAGGAGATTTAACGGAAGCCTATGAAACGATTTTAACGAGACTAGGAGGAGAATAG
- the purS gene encoding phosphoribosylformylglycinamidine synthase subunit PurS produces the protein MVKVKIYVTLKESVLDPQGAAVKSSLHSMNYHDVEDVRIGKYMELTLQDTENVEQKVREMCDRLLSNPVIEDYSFEIEERVGR, from the coding sequence ATGGTGAAAGTAAAAATCTATGTAACTTTAAAAGAAAGCGTTTTAGACCCACAAGGAGCAGCTGTAAAAAGCTCATTACACAGTATGAATTATCATGATGTAGAGGATGTACGTATTGGAAAATATATGGAGTTAACATTACAAGATACTGAAAATGTGGAACAAAAAGTAAGGGAGATGTGTGATCGCTTATTATCCAATCCGGTTATTGAAGACTATTCGTTTGAGATTGAGGAGCGTGTAGGACGATGA
- the purQ gene encoding phosphoribosylformylglycinamidine synthase subunit PurQ — protein sequence MKFAVIVFPGSNCDVDMFHAIQDELGEEVEYVWHDADSLQDYDAILLPGGFSYGDYLRSGAIARFSKVMREVVLAAEQGKPILGVCNGFQILLEVGLLPGAMRRNENLKFICETVPLKVENRNTMFTSAYQAGEVIRIPIAHGEGNYYCDATTLEALKENNQIVFSYEGHNPNGSVENIAGITNEKGNVLGMMPHPERAVDSLLGSDDGLKMFQSIVRHWRESHVINA from the coding sequence ATGAAATTTGCCGTAATCGTTTTTCCTGGTTCCAACTGTGATGTTGACATGTTCCATGCTATTCAAGACGAATTAGGCGAGGAAGTGGAATACGTATGGCATGATGCTGATTCCCTTCAAGACTATGATGCTATCCTTTTACCTGGTGGATTTTCTTATGGAGATTACTTACGCTCAGGGGCAATCGCTCGTTTTTCAAAGGTAATGCGGGAGGTTGTGTTAGCAGCAGAACAAGGAAAACCTATACTAGGAGTTTGTAATGGATTTCAAATTCTTCTTGAAGTAGGACTACTTCCTGGGGCAATGAGACGAAATGAAAACTTAAAGTTTATTTGTGAAACGGTTCCACTTAAAGTCGAAAATAGGAACACAATGTTTACATCTGCTTATCAAGCAGGGGAAGTCATCCGTATTCCAATTGCGCATGGTGAAGGAAATTATTATTGTGATGCGACGACACTTGAAGCGTTGAAGGAAAATAATCAAATTGTCTTTTCGTATGAAGGTCACAATCCGAATGGCTCTGTTGAAAATATTGCGGGTATAACAAATGAAAAAGGAAATGTCCTTGGAATGATGCCACACCCGGAAAGAGCGGTAGATTCATTGCTTGGTAGTGATGATGGTTTAAAAATGTTCCAATCAATTGTACGACACTGGAGGGAATCACATGTCATTAATGCTTGA
- the purL gene encoding phosphoribosylformylglycinamidine synthase subunit PurL, whose amino-acid sequence MSLMLEPNIEKIKNEQLYKEMGLSDEEFSKVENILGRLPNYTETGLFSVMWSEHCSYKNSKPVLSKFPTSGEKVLQGPGEGAGIVDIGDDQAVVFKIESHNHPSAIEPYQGAATGVGGIIRDVFSMGARPVALLNSLRFGELDSPRVRYLFEEVVAGIAGYGNCIGIPTVGGEVQFDAAYDGNPLVNAMCVGLIQHSDIKKGQAHGTGNTVMYVGAKTGRDGIHGATFASEELSDASEEKRPAVQVGDPFMEKLLLEACLELVKMDALVGIQDMGAAGLTSSSAEMASKAGSGIEMDLDKVPQRETGMTAYEMMLSESQERMLIVVKKGREQEIVDLFSKYNLEAVSIGKVTDDKMLRLLQHGKVVAEVPVDALAEDAPVYHQPSKEPEYFSEFQQMENEIPKVEDYKETLLALLQQPTIASKEWVYRQYDHQVRTNTVVSPGSDAAVVRIRGTKKALAMTTDCNSRYLYLDPEMGGKIAVAEAARNIVCSGGTPLAITDCLNFGNPEKPEIFWQLEKAVDGMSEACRELNAPVIGGNVSLYNETNGIAVYPTPVVGMVGLVEDVDHITTQSFKQSGDVIYVLGKAKADFGGSELQKLTEGKIYGKAPVLDLNVEKARQELVLNAIRAGVVASAHDLAEGGLAVALAESCFNTNGLGAKVELEESIVELFSETQSRYLLSVKPEYTAQFEAIIPEAKRIGEVYQTGSLAISSNDREILFAPIKELEEAWKGAIPCLLKSKA is encoded by the coding sequence ATGTCATTAATGCTTGAACCAAACATCGAGAAAATCAAGAACGAACAACTGTATAAAGAAATGGGTCTTTCAGACGAAGAGTTTTCGAAGGTAGAAAATATACTTGGTAGATTACCAAACTATACAGAGACGGGTTTATTTTCGGTTATGTGGTCTGAACATTGTTCATATAAAAACTCGAAGCCTGTTCTTAGTAAGTTTCCTACATCTGGAGAAAAGGTGCTACAAGGCCCAGGAGAGGGAGCAGGGATTGTTGATATTGGAGATGATCAAGCCGTTGTATTTAAAATTGAAAGTCATAACCACCCTTCTGCAATCGAGCCTTATCAAGGGGCGGCAACAGGTGTTGGCGGTATTATCCGCGATGTCTTTTCAATGGGGGCAAGACCGGTTGCGCTTCTTAACTCTTTACGCTTTGGAGAATTGGATTCTCCTCGTGTTCGCTACCTTTTTGAAGAAGTAGTAGCAGGAATTGCTGGATACGGGAACTGTATCGGGATTCCAACAGTAGGCGGTGAAGTACAATTTGATGCAGCATATGATGGTAATCCTTTGGTAAATGCCATGTGTGTTGGTTTAATTCAGCATAGTGACATTAAAAAAGGGCAAGCGCATGGAACGGGCAATACAGTTATGTATGTTGGTGCAAAGACAGGTCGTGACGGTATTCACGGGGCAACCTTCGCATCAGAAGAATTGAGTGATGCGTCAGAGGAGAAAAGGCCAGCTGTACAAGTTGGAGATCCATTTATGGAGAAGCTATTACTCGAAGCTTGTTTAGAGCTTGTGAAGATGGATGCTTTAGTTGGAATTCAGGATATGGGAGCTGCTGGTTTAACATCCTCTTCTGCTGAGATGGCAAGTAAAGCTGGCTCAGGGATTGAGATGGATTTAGATAAAGTTCCTCAGCGTGAAACGGGTATGACGGCATACGAAATGATGTTGAGTGAGTCTCAAGAGCGCATGCTCATTGTCGTGAAGAAAGGCAGAGAGCAGGAAATTGTCGATTTATTTTCTAAGTATAACCTTGAGGCGGTTTCAATCGGAAAGGTAACGGATGATAAAATGCTCCGTTTACTTCAACACGGAAAGGTAGTTGCCGAAGTTCCAGTCGATGCATTAGCGGAGGATGCTCCTGTGTACCATCAGCCATCTAAGGAACCGGAATATTTCTCTGAATTTCAACAAATGGAAAACGAAATTCCTAAGGTAGAAGATTACAAAGAAACCTTGTTAGCCTTATTACAACAACCGACGATTGCAAGTAAAGAATGGGTTTATCGTCAATATGATCATCAAGTGAGAACAAATACAGTTGTTAGTCCAGGTAGTGATGCTGCTGTTGTACGTATTCGCGGAACGAAAAAAGCCCTTGCGATGACGACAGATTGTAATTCTCGTTATCTTTATTTAGATCCAGAAATGGGCGGTAAAATTGCAGTGGCAGAGGCGGCACGAAATATTGTCTGTTCTGGTGGAACACCACTTGCGATTACGGACTGTTTGAATTTTGGAAACCCTGAAAAACCAGAGATTTTCTGGCAATTAGAAAAAGCAGTGGACGGGATGAGTGAAGCTTGTCGTGAATTAAATGCACCTGTTATCGGTGGTAATGTCTCTTTATATAATGAAACGAATGGAATCGCTGTGTATCCAACACCAGTTGTTGGGATGGTCGGGTTAGTTGAAGATGTGGATCATATTACGACTCAGTCCTTTAAACAAAGTGGTGATGTTATTTATGTTCTTGGTAAAGCGAAAGCAGATTTTGGTGGAAGTGAACTTCAAAAATTAACAGAAGGAAAAATTTATGGAAAAGCACCTGTTCTTGACTTAAACGTTGAGAAAGCAAGACAAGAGCTTGTCTTAAACGCTATTCGTGCTGGAGTAGTGGCTTCCGCTCATGACCTTGCTGAAGGTGGTTTGGCTGTCGCGTTAGCGGAAAGCTGTTTTAATACAAATGGTTTAGGTGCTAAGGTTGAACTTGAAGAATCTATAGTTGAGCTTTTTAGTGAAACACAGTCTCGTTATCTCTTATCTGTTAAACCGGAATACACAGCTCAATTTGAAGCAATCATTCCGGAAGCGAAGCGAATTGGAGAGGTGTACCAAACTGGAAGTCTAGCGATATCAAGTAATGACCGTGAAATTCTCTTTGCCCCGATTAAGGAGCTTGAAGAAGCTTGGAAAGGAGCTATTCCATGCTTGCTGAAATCAAAGGCTTAA
- the purF gene encoding amidophosphoribosyltransferase, which produces MLAEIKGLNEECGIFGIWGSENAAQITYYGLHSLQHRGQEGTGIVVSDGDSLKGVKGEGLVTEVFNTERLKELKGKAAIGHVRYATAGGGGYENVQPLLFHSQEGSLALAHNGNLVNANALKHQLERQGSIFQTSSDTEVLAHLIKRSGYQSFAERVENALSMLKGAYAFLMMTETELMVALDPNGLRPLSLGKLGDAYVVASETCAFDIVGAEYIRDVEPGELLRINDEGITSDTFSYSGNKAMCTMEYIYFSRPDSNIAGINVHSARKNLGKKLAEEAPIEADVVTGVPDSSISAAIGYAEATGIPYEMGLIKNRYVGRTFIQPSQSLREQGVKMKLSPVRGVVEGKRVVMVDDSIVRGTTSRRIVKMLKDAGAKEVHVVISSPPIKNPCYYGIDTSTHEELIASQHSVEEIRNIIGADSLTFLSVEGTVEAIGRNEKAPNCGQCMACFTGQYPTEIYPSTVLPHEKELVR; this is translated from the coding sequence ATGCTTGCTGAAATCAAAGGCTTAAATGAAGAGTGTGGCATCTTTGGAATTTGGGGAAGTGAAAATGCGGCACAAATTACGTATTATGGGCTGCACAGCTTACAGCATCGTGGCCAAGAAGGCACAGGGATTGTTGTTAGTGATGGAGACTCCTTGAAAGGTGTTAAAGGGGAAGGACTTGTCACGGAAGTGTTTAATACAGAAAGATTAAAAGAGCTTAAAGGGAAAGCGGCCATCGGTCATGTTCGTTATGCAACAGCTGGAGGTGGAGGGTATGAAAATGTTCAACCCCTCCTCTTTCACTCGCAAGAAGGGAGTTTGGCACTCGCTCACAACGGAAACCTTGTAAATGCAAACGCATTAAAGCACCAATTAGAACGACAAGGAAGCATTTTTCAAACAAGTTCAGATACAGAGGTATTAGCACATCTTATTAAACGGAGCGGATATCAAAGCTTTGCAGAACGAGTGGAAAATGCATTATCGATGCTTAAAGGAGCCTATGCCTTTCTAATGATGACGGAAACGGAGCTTATGGTGGCATTAGACCCGAATGGTCTTCGTCCATTATCACTTGGCAAGTTAGGTGATGCGTACGTAGTTGCTTCGGAAACATGTGCTTTTGATATCGTCGGTGCAGAGTACATTAGAGATGTCGAGCCAGGAGAGCTTTTGCGAATTAATGATGAAGGGATTACATCTGACACATTTTCTTATTCTGGTAACAAAGCAATGTGTACGATGGAGTATATTTACTTTTCCCGACCAGATAGTAATATTGCGGGGATTAATGTTCATAGTGCAAGGAAGAACCTTGGAAAGAAGTTAGCGGAAGAAGCTCCAATCGAAGCAGATGTCGTTACAGGTGTACCTGATTCAAGTATTTCAGCGGCGATTGGATATGCAGAAGCGACAGGCATTCCATACGAAATGGGTTTGATTAAAAATCGTTACGTAGGACGTACGTTCATTCAGCCATCTCAATCATTACGTGAACAAGGTGTGAAAATGAAGCTTTCTCCAGTTCGAGGTGTTGTAGAAGGAAAACGTGTTGTAATGGTAGATGATTCGATTGTGCGGGGGACAACGAGTAGGCGAATTGTCAAAATGCTAAAGGATGCGGGAGCGAAGGAAGTACATGTTGTCATTAGTTCCCCTCCAATTAAAAACCCTTGCTATTATGGAATTGATACGTCTACACATGAGGAGCTTATCGCCTCTCAACATTCCGTTGAAGAGATTCGTAACATTATTGGTGCGGATTCACTAACGTTTTTAAGTGTAGAGGGAACGGTAGAAGCGATAGGTCGAAATGAAAAAGCACCGAACTGTGGACAGTGCATGGCCTGTTTTACTGGCCAATATCCAACTGAAATTTATCCATCAACGGTCCTCCCTCATGAAAAAGAGCTTGTGAGGTAA
- the purM gene encoding phosphoribosylformylglycinamidine cyclo-ligase — MTNSYQEAGVNIEAGYESVKRMSEHVKRTERSGVMGALGGFGGMFDLSTLGLQEPVLVSGTDGVGTKLKLAFMMDRHDTIGIDCVAMCVNDIVVQGAEPLFFLDYIACGKAIPEKIEDIVKGVADGCEQAGCALIGGETAEMPGLYEENEYDIAGFSVGACEKKELITGEKIQAGDVLIGLASSGLHSNGFSLVRKILFQDHSFQLDDEVEELGGKLGDVLLTPTKIYASTVMAARRRFSINGMAHITGGGFIENLPRMLPDGLGVEIFRGSWEIPTIFLFLQKQGGLSQEEMFNVFNMGIGFVLVVPEKQVDTMVEFFHQQGEKPSIIGRVNNKEGVEFYDK; from the coding sequence ATGACGAACTCTTATCAAGAAGCAGGAGTGAATATAGAAGCAGGTTATGAATCTGTTAAACGAATGAGTGAGCATGTGAAGCGGACAGAACGATCAGGTGTGATGGGAGCACTAGGTGGTTTTGGTGGAATGTTTGATTTATCAACGCTAGGCCTACAGGAACCTGTTCTAGTATCTGGAACTGATGGTGTCGGAACAAAGCTCAAGCTTGCTTTTATGATGGACAGACATGACACAATTGGTATCGATTGCGTTGCTATGTGTGTGAACGATATTGTCGTTCAAGGGGCCGAACCGCTTTTCTTCCTCGACTATATTGCGTGCGGAAAGGCAATTCCTGAAAAAATTGAAGACATCGTTAAGGGTGTTGCTGATGGATGTGAGCAAGCAGGATGTGCTCTAATTGGCGGGGAAACGGCTGAAATGCCAGGACTATATGAAGAAAATGAGTACGATATTGCTGGTTTTAGTGTAGGGGCCTGTGAGAAAAAAGAATTGATCACAGGTGAGAAGATTCAAGCAGGTGATGTGCTAATTGGTTTAGCTTCTAGCGGACTGCATAGTAATGGCTTTTCACTAGTACGCAAAATACTATTTCAAGATCACTCCTTTCAATTAGATGACGAGGTCGAAGAACTTGGTGGGAAGCTAGGAGATGTTTTGTTAACCCCAACGAAAATCTACGCTTCCACAGTGATGGCTGCAAGAAGACGCTTTTCCATTAACGGTATGGCACATATTACGGGAGGAGGATTTATTGAAAACCTTCCACGTATGTTACCGGATGGTCTAGGTGTAGAGATTTTCCGCGGGTCTTGGGAGATTCCTACAATCTTTCTTTTCCTCCAAAAGCAAGGTGGACTTTCTCAGGAAGAAATGTTTAACGTGTTTAATATGGGGATTGGCTTTGTCTTGGTAGTGCCAGAAAAGCAAGTGGATACGATGGTCGAATTTTTTCATCAGCAAGGTGAAAAACCTTCCATTATCGGAAGAGTGAATAACAAGGAAGGCGTGGAATTTTACGATAAGTAG
- the purN gene encoding phosphoribosylglycinamide formyltransferase — protein MKKIAVFASGNGSNFQALVDAEKQGDLQVSIELLVCDKPNAFVIQRAQAAGIPVYSFNPKDYSSKEEFEREILHELANRDIEFIVLAGYMRLIGKTLLHHYVNKIVNIHPSLLPAFPGKDAVGQAIEAGVKVMGVTIHFVDAGMDTGKIIAQEAFPIPPTATREKIEEEIHKIEHSLYPKTLNYLFYQ, from the coding sequence ATGAAGAAAATTGCTGTATTTGCCTCAGGGAACGGAAGTAATTTTCAAGCATTAGTAGATGCTGAAAAACAAGGTGATTTGCAAGTGAGCATTGAATTACTCGTGTGTGACAAGCCAAATGCATTCGTTATTCAACGTGCACAAGCAGCTGGTATCCCTGTATATAGCTTTAATCCGAAAGATTATTCATCGAAAGAAGAATTTGAACGTGAGATTTTGCATGAGTTAGCCAATCGAGATATTGAGTTTATTGTGTTAGCCGGTTATATGCGATTGATTGGAAAAACCCTCCTTCATCATTATGTGAATAAAATTGTAAATATACACCCTTCCCTTTTGCCTGCTTTTCCAGGTAAGGATGCTGTAGGGCAAGCAATAGAGGCGGGTGTAAAAGTGATGGGGGTTACCATCCACTTTGTCGATGCCGGAATGGATACGGGAAAGATCATTGCTCAAGAAGCCTTTCCGATTCCGCCTACGGCGACAAGAGAGAAGATTGAAGAAGAAATTCATAAAATAGAACATTCGCTCTATCCAAAAACGTTAAATTATCTATTCTACCAGTAA